A single region of the Leptothrix cholodnii SP-6 genome encodes:
- a CDS encoding gamma carbonic anhydrase family protein — protein MSLYRLSGQAPQVPASAYVAAEATLIGRVVLGEQASVWSGAVLRGDNEPIRIGAASNIQEGAVLHADPGFALDIGANVTVGHQAMLHGCTIGEGSLIGIQAVVLNGAVIGPHSLVGAGAIVTERKRFPARSLIIGAPAKVMRELTDEEVANLIESAASYARRAKLFQHELERIG, from the coding sequence ATGAGCCTCTACCGTCTCAGCGGCCAGGCGCCGCAGGTGCCGGCCTCGGCTTACGTGGCCGCCGAAGCCACGCTGATCGGCCGGGTCGTTCTCGGCGAACAGGCCAGCGTGTGGTCCGGCGCGGTGCTGCGTGGCGACAACGAGCCGATCCGCATCGGCGCGGCCAGCAACATCCAGGAAGGCGCCGTGCTGCACGCCGACCCGGGCTTTGCGCTCGACATCGGCGCCAACGTGACGGTCGGCCACCAGGCCATGCTGCACGGCTGCACGATCGGCGAGGGCTCGCTGATCGGCATCCAGGCCGTCGTGCTCAACGGTGCGGTGATCGGCCCGCACAGCCTCGTCGGCGCCGGTGCCATCGTGACCGAGCGCAAGCGCTTTCCGGCCCGCTCGCTGATCATCGGCGCACCCGCCAAGGTGATGCGGGAGCTGACCGACGAAGAGGTCGCGAACCTGATCGAGAGCGCCGCCAGCTACGCCCGGCGCGCCAAGCTGTTCCAGCACGAACTCGAGCGCATCGGCTGA